The Brachyhypopomus gauderio isolate BG-103 unplaced genomic scaffold, BGAUD_0.2 sc96, whole genome shotgun sequence genome has a window encoding:
- the LOC143496526 gene encoding serine/threonine-protein kinase pim-2-like yields the protein MSFYPCRIDQPRPGQEQNNFIDTPGCTTHGVSYNPQEPVIHGGSTAGPSNVSHVSMPVEGPSIWDIHQPTGPLHTAERKVSRSCKLSAKRGREEEPLRRSRKRKGDAPQDLTPHPMETRAKKKKREKREEECKVSFNSRYTVGDLLGTGGYGSVYAGVRKADGKQIAIKFVPKHHTERFITVPGETRSLPLEVALMEMVCKPPRCQHIVELLEWFDCDCFILILERPIPCMDLFDFLDLHQYQLPEPLARLIMRQVVQAVLHCRDRGVLHRDVKEENLLVNTDTLDVKLIDFGCGDLLKTEPYRRFEGTKVYRPPEWLIDRTYEGRQATIWSLGVLLYSIICGDVPFEKEEDIVEADLCFKGNPSRDCRHLLTWCLQKDPEKRPVLEDVLAHQWFSEGLQN from the exons atgagtttttacccctGCAGAAttgaccagccaaggcctgggcaggaacaaaacaacttcatagacacaccaggttgtaccactcatg gtgtgtcctacaacccccaagagCCAGTGATCCACGGCGGAAGTACGGCCGGACCCTCAAATGTCAGCCATGTTAGCATGCCTGTAGAAGGACCATCTATATGGGACATCCACCAGCCCACAggtccactccacactg CTGAGCGCAAGGTGAGCAGAAGCTGCAAGTTGTCTGCAAAGCGAGGGCGAGAAGAGGAACCTCTGAGGCGGAGTAGGAAGAGGAAAGGGGATGCTCCTCAAGACTTGACACCCCACCCCATGGAGACGCGggcaaagaagaagaagagagagaagagagaggaggagtgcaaAG tgAGCTTCAATTCACGCTACACTGTGGGAGATCTCCTGGGCACAGGAGGATACGGCTCAGTGTATGCAGGAGTCCGCAAGGCTGATGGAAAACAG ATCGCCATTAAATTTGTGCCGAAGCATCACACAGAACGGTTCATCACTGTT CCCGGTGAAACTCGCAGTCTCCCCTTAGAGGTGGCTTTAATGGAGATGGTGTGCAAGCCACCTCGTTGTCAGCATATTGTGGAGCTGCTAGAATGGTTTGATTGCGACTGCTTCATCTTGATTCTGGAGCGACCCATCCCCTGCATGGACCTGTTTGATTTCTTGGACTTGCACCAATAccaactacctgagccactggcACGATTGATCATGCGTCAGGTGGTTCAGGCTGTCCTTCACTGCCGTGACCGTGGAGTTCTGCATAGAGACGTCAAGGAAGAAAACCTTCTGGTCAACACCGACACCCTTGACGTCAAGTTGATCGACTTTGGTTGTGGCGATCTGCTTAAGACCGAACCCTACAGGCGCTTTGAAG GCACCAAGGTATACCGCCCACCTGAATGGCTGATTGACAGGACGTATGAGGGCCGTCAAGCCACCATCTGGAGTCTGGGTGTGCTCCTCTACAGCATTATCTGTGGAGATGTGCCCTTTGAGAAGGAGGAGGACATTGTTGAGGCAGACCTCTGCTTCAAGGGAAACCCATCCAGAG actgccgcCATCTGCTAACATGGTGTCTGCAAAAGGACCCTGAAAAACGTCCTGTGCTCGAGGATGTTCTGGCACATCAGTGGTTTTCAGAAGGCCTTCAGAACTAA